The Anas acuta chromosome 18, bAnaAcu1.1, whole genome shotgun sequence genome has a segment encoding these proteins:
- the LOC137841947 gene encoding death-inducer obliterator 1-like, whose product MDRGTECTLNKSADATELRGAVDVLEGRAAVMRGLGRLGAKKEEKRKKDKATEFIGASKKAIASASMVEKHASSLTKSFSPKKSPSTSSTSLMKQTLKPAGSFKGEIPKKPWPSTGGVPSKQAASSHDSPVSKKLAASSLAGGLKRPSLSSVSTASGSSQAKTQASPIQSQPNSQIRQNIRQSLKEMLWKRVNDSDDLVMTESEVGKVALNIEKEMFNLFQVTDNRYKSKYRRIMFSLEDPKNQGLFHRVLRGEISVSKLVRMKPEELLSKELSVWKEKPAKAMLESRNKSHEIKKAAVKQEQVPDVNMEDSPPVSDSDISISYCFSMEQQKSTQTVQNVNSAPSLDVFSSMLKDTTNEHRAHLFDLNCKICTGQISASEDELPPKKIKLMASAKKAVSKSKPEVQRKYESSAPSAAAEPAKEAASENTEETKVAPAAEAVSQSSLERTYIPTTQGHNNTDSSSEEPSTFPASRTGAVVTTVTVSGREHRTPMSGSSGTTTAALRSGTASGEVLTGETEQEMSKPVMTVPKSVLTKPSSSPDPRYLAVHQSPNISVAEPRSPQGSDTSLFLSRLNTIWKGFINLQSVAKFITKAYPVSGCFDYLSEDLPDTIHIGGKISPKAVWDYVGKLKSSLCKELFLIRLIRFHPATEEEEVSYISLYSYFIRRGCFGVVTNNNRHVKNLYLIPLSSKDPIPSNLLPFEGPGLESSRPNLILGLVICQKGKRLATTMDTDKIEKKRSRIQVQEETETSLYSKGPVASSQEKKTPKYTLYSGDSAVSTTLPGSPPPPPPLPVPETSSVTPSVLKIPSSIKSGTTSTVPPPVSATASTSATATHSSSSKTTTPLEYILQTLFGKKKTFEPLAKETEIVQSSNQEAKAAVDGGVSAVPLLDPIAQQFGQMSKDKAIEDEEDDRPYDTEEDYDPEKAFEMQTGESKKLYSVEKPSNTAELKDEAYDLEDKTILEEAKVTVDDLPNKMYTDTKNTSVETPASYVPDSSASSSLVELQKMLEELNKQLEEQKRQTEEQEEALRQQRAAVGVSVAHFSVSDALMSPPPKSSLIETELFHQDQQAAQKVDLPSSSNQQAQVLNQSCDPQASFPNTLQTSLGKEDKTLIPATQLSYGGDNWVSSEKPPAVLQKEAPNSKFENTVQVTLENVSQAVSAEPSTFRPLRKVLLPTPPSTSFQPNFSTSNDSQSLQDMHKVSWSNEANPMFTSQEKGPGLFEPDRGLSAVQYEEQRNPQPHQFVEQTESPPVQGEGGPLPQHFEENRAGGLFSLSGQKGGPPAPLMLNAHGGPHGPNFRGPAPQFSEEHVSPNNDGQRGSAPGRFGSQKGPIPSLFSTQHGPQSPQNMKPTPRPLLDLPSHPPGHRKEMWEEAGPSAPLSGIPGQGPESEGQWSGSDFREGKNLEFRGQTFEGRQRERYEGGSKDKVLDQPEPQQADNRQSRPFEERRRDREHGRPWERDHGRNWNRDRDWERHKEWDKNRDRNQRDRERSRSRDRDRDRDRDWDRSREKEQDQDRDRDRERGKDRKDRSKSREIGKEMKPETPKEGQKPTEAEASSSTNQS is encoded by the exons ctaaaaaggaagagaagagaaagaaagataaagcGACAGAGTTTATAGGGGCATCAAAGAAAGCTATTGCTTCAGCATCTATGGTGGAGAAACATGCATCTTCCCTCACTAAAAGTTTTTCTCCAAAGAAGTCCCCTTCCACGTCTAGCACATCACTAATGAAGCAGACGCTTAAACCTGCTGGGAGTTTCAAGGGTGAAATTCCCAAGAAACCGTGGCCTTCAACAGGTGGCgttccttcaaaacaagcagcttcttcTCATGACTCGCCAGTTTCCAAAAAACTAGCTGCATCCAGTTTGGCTGGAGGACTCAAAAGGCCTTCGCTGTCTTCCGTTTCTACTGCATCTGGAAGTagtcaagcaaaaacacaagctagCCCTATCCAGTCGCAGCCCAACTCGCAGATTCGACAAAATATTCGTCAGtccctaaaagaaatgttatggaagag agtcaATGATAGTGATGATCTGGTCATGACAGAGAGTGAAGTAGGGAAAGTAGCactcaatattgaaaaggagatgtttaatttgtttcaagttacGGACAACCGATACAAGAGTAAATACCGTAGGATCATGTTCAGTCTCGAGgacccaaaaaatcag ggacttTTTCATCGTGTTCTTCGTGGAGAAATCTCAGTGTCAAAACTAGTGAGAATGAAACCCGAAGAACTTTTATCTAAAGAACTGTCTGtatggaaggagaaaccagccaaagcg atgttagagtcaagaaacaaatcacacgagatcaagaaagcagctgtaaaacagGAACAAGTGCCAgatgtaaatatggaagattCTCCCCCAGTGTCTGATTCTGATATAAGTATTAGCTATTGCTTTAGCATGGAG cagcagaagtcaacccaaactgtacaaaatgtaaatagtgctcCTTCTCTAGACGTTTTTAGCAGTATGTTGAAGGATACAACAAATGAACATCGAGCCCATCTTTTTGACCTGAACTGCAAAATCTGTACAG gtCAGATTTCAGCATCTGAAGATGAATTACCACcgaagaagataaaattaatggcttctgctaaaaaagcagtgtcaaaatctaaaccagaagttcagagaaaatatgaaagttcTGCACCATCAGCAGCAGCGGAGCCTGCTAAAGAGGCagcctctgaaaacacagaggaaaccaaagttgcacctgcagcagaagcagtttcCCAGTCAAGCTTAGAAAGAACTTACATTCCTACAACCCAAGGCCATAACAACACAGATTCTTCATCTGAAGAACCTTCGACTTTTCCTGCCTCTCGCACTGGTGCAGTTGTCACAACTGTAACAGTTTCTGGCCGAGAGCATAGAACACCAATGAGCGGCTCCTCTGGTACTACGACGGCAGCCCTGCGTTCTGGTACTGCATCTGGTGAAGTTTTAACAGGGGAGACAGAGCAGGAAATGTCAAAACCAGTTATGACTGTTCCCAAATCAGTATTAACAAAGCCATCGTCCTCACCAGATCCAAGATACTTAGCTGTTCATCAGTCACCCAATATCAG tgttgcTGAGCCACGCTCACCTCAAGGCAGCGatacttctctcttcctctctcgcCTCAACACCATTTGGAAAGGATTTATTAATCTGCAGAGTGTGGCCAAATTTATCACTAAAGCATATCCTGTCTCCGGGTGCTTTGATTATCTTAGTGAG GATTTACCAGACACGATTCATATTGGTGGGAAGATCTCACCGAAGGCAGTCTGGGATTATGTTGGCAAACTCAAATCTTCACTTTGTAAG gaatTGTTTTTGATTCGTTTGATTCGTTTCCATCCTgccacagaagaagaagaagtttCCTATATCTCTCTCTACTCCTATTTTATCAGACGTGGTTGTTTTGGTGTTGTAACTAATAACAACAGACATGTCAAGAATCTCTACCTGATCCCACTGAGTTCTAAGGACCCAATTCCTTCCAACCTCTTGCCCTTTGAGGGACCAG gtCTTGAGTCTTCACGTCCGAATTTAATTCTTGGATTGGTTATCTGTCAGAAAGGGAAGCGTCTTGCTACTACCATGGATACagacaaaatagagaaaaagcgCAGCCGAATTCAGGtgcaagaggaaacagaaacatcGCTGTACTCTAAGGGGCCAGTAGCTtcttcacaagaaaagaaaactccgAAATACACACTGTATTCGGGAGACTCAGCTGTAAGTACAACACTACCTGgatctcctccacctccacccccactTCCCGTTCCAGAAACCTCATCAGTTACaccttcagtattaaaaataccgTCCTCGATTAAGAGTGGAACCACAAGTACTGTACCACCACCAGTTTCAGCTACCGCTTCTACAAGTGCTACTGCTACGCATTCTTCATCCTCAAAAACTACCACACCTCTTGAGTACATCCTCCAGACACTTTTTGgtaaaaagaagacttttgaaCCTCTTGCTAAGGAGACTGAAATTGTCCAGTCTTCAAATCAGGAAGCTAAAGCAGCTGTGGATGGAGGTGTGTCAGCTGTTCCTTTGCTAGATCCCATTGCACAACAGTTTGGACAGATGTCAAAAGACAAAGCTATagaagatgaggaggatgaCAGGCCATACGATACCGAAGAAGATTATGATCcagagaaagcttttgaaatgcagaccGGTGAAAGCAAAAAACTGTATAGTGTGGAGAAGCCCAGTAACACAGCAGAACTAAAGGATGAGGCCTATGATCTGGAAGACAAAACTATCTTGGAGGAAGCAAAAGTTACGGTTGATGATTTACCTAACAAAATGTATACAGACACTAAAAACACTTCCGTGGAAACACCTGCCTCGTATGTGCCAGATTCATCTGCGTCTTCATCCTTGGTGGAACtgcaaaaaatgttagaagaattaaacaaacaactAGAAGAGCAGAAACGACAAACTGAGGAGCAAGAAGAAGCCCTCAGACAACAGCGAGCAGCTGTTGGTGTTTCAGTGGCTCACTTCTCGGTGTCTGATGCTTTAATGTCACCTCCACCAAAATCTTCCCTAATAGAGACTGAATTGTTCCATCAGGACCAACAGGCTGCGCAAAAAGTAGATTTACCTTCATCTTCCAATCAGCAAGCACAAGTTTTAAACCAGAGCTGTGACCCTCAAGCgagttttccaaacactttgcaGACTTCACTTGGTAAGGAAGATAAAACTTTAATTCCTGCTACTCAGCTTAGTTACGGTGGTGATAACTGGGTTTCCAGTGAAAAGCCTCCTGCAGTGCTCCAAAAAGAGGCACCTAAtagcaaatttgaaaatactgttcaaGTTACTTTGGAAAATGTGAGTCAAGCAGTTTCTGCAGAACCTTCTACATTCAGGCCTTTACGTAAAGTGCTGCTTCCGACACCTCCAAGTACGTCTTTTCAGCCTAATTTCTCCACATCTAATGACAGTCAGTCTTTGCAAGATATGCACAAAGTATCCTGGTCAAACGAGGCAAATCCAATGTTTACTTCTCAGGAAAAGGGACCTGGTCTCTTTGAACCAGACAGGGGTCTTTCTGCGGTGCAATAcgaagaacaaagaaaccctCAGCCTCATCAATTTGTAGAACAAACTGAAtctccaccagttcagggtgaGGGTGGACCTCTCCCACAGCACTTTGAGGAGAACCGAGCTGGAggtctgttttctttgtctgggCAGAAAGGAGGACCTCCAGCACCACTGATGCTCAATGCACACGGAGGACCTCATGGACCTAATTTTAGAGGCCCAGCGCCACAGTTCTCAGAAGAGCATGTTTCTCCAAATAACGATGGACAAAGAGGATCTGCCCCTGGAAGATTTGGAAGTCAAAAGGGTCCcattccttccttattttctacACAGCATGGACCACAGTCGCCACAAAATATGAAGCCAACCCCAAGACCACTCCTGGACCTTCCCAGTCATCCACCAGGCCACAGAAAGGAGATGTGGGAGGAAGCTGGGCCGTCTGCACCTCTTTCTGGTATTCCTGGGCAAGGGCCCGAGTCAGAAGGACAGTGGTCAGGATCTGACTTCCGAGAAGGCAAAAATCTTGAATTTAGAGGCCAGACATTtgaagggagacagagagagagatacgAAGGAGGAAGTAAAGACAAGGTTTTAGATCAGCCAGAGCCTCAGCAAGCAGATAATCGACAAAGCAGACCCTTTGAGGAAAGACGAAGGGATCGAGAACATGGCAGACCTTGGGAAAGAGACCATGGCAGAAACTGGAACAGagacagggactgggagagacacaaagaatgggataaaaacagagacagaaaccaaCGTGACAGAGAACGAtcaagaagcagagacagagatCGTGACAGAGACCGAGACTGGGATcgaagcagggaaaaagagcaAGATCAAGACAGAGATCGAGAtcgtgaaagaggaaaagatcgGAAAGATCGGAGTAAAAGTAGGGAGATCGGTAAAGAGATGAAGCCAGAAACACCTAAGGAAGGTCAGAAAccaacagaagcagaagcttcATCTTCCACTAATCAGTCATAG